From Myxococcota bacterium:
TGGCGGCACGACTCACCCTCGGACGTGTACCAAGGCTTCGCGTCCGCCGACGCGCGCAACGACCGGCTGGCCGGGGGAGTCACGCTGACCCTGGCCAGCGCCGACTTCCTCGGGAACGGGCCGTCGCCGGTGGAGCTGCTCGACCAGAGCTACCGCGCCGTGTTCACCACACCCGACGAGACGGACCAGTGGCTGGTGGGACTGGCCGCGCACGGCGGCTACGCCTGGAATGACTCGACCGCGCTCGAAGGCAACGCGTATTGGCGCCGCAGCCAGCTCGACACGACCAACGGCGACAGCGCCGACTTCGCGCCCTGCACCGGCATCGCCGGCCCGTCGAGCTCGACCTGCGCGAACGCGGGCGAGCCCGACGAGCAGGTCGTGGTGGACGAGCGCGGCGACCCGGTCGCGGTCAGCGCCGGCGTCGACGGCCTGCGCAACCGGACGAACACCCGCAGCCAGGCGTTCGGCGCCACGGGCCAGCTCTCCGACCACCGCGACCTGTGGGGCCTGGAGAACCGCTTCGCGGCGGGCGCATCGCTCGACCTCGGCACCACGCGCTTCTCGACGCGCGCCGAAGCCGGGACGCTCGACCCGTCGCGCGAGGTCGACTCACTGGGCTTCTCGCTGGGCAACGAGGACCTGAACACCGACCTGCGCACACAGAACCGCTATCTCGGTGCCTACTTCACCGAGGTGCTCGCGCTCTCACCCGAGCTCTCGGCCACGCTCTCGGGCCGGCTCGACTCGGCCCACGTGGAGCTCCACGACCTGCGCGGCGACGAGCTCGACGGCACGCACGACTTCCTGCGCTTCAACCCGGCCGCCGGACTCACCTGGCGCTTCGCAGCGGCACAGACCGCGTACCTCTCGTACGCGGAGGCGAACCGCGCGCCCACGCCCGCCGAGCTGGCGTGCGCCGACCCGGAGCGGGCCTGCCGCATCCCGAACGCCTTCACGGCGGACCCCGACCTACACCAGGTGGTGTCGCGCACGATCGAGCTCGGCGCGCGCGGCGACCTCCTGCCGGAGTGGGCCGAGAGTCACGACCTGGCCGTGCGCTGGTCGGCCGCGGCGTACTCGGCCTGGAACTCCGACGACATCCTGTTCGTCGCCTCGGGCCCGGTGCCGGGCTCGGGATACTTCTCGAACGCCGGCACCACGCGTCGGCTGGGCTTCGAGGCCGAGCTCGTGGGCCACGCCGCGCGCGCTTCCGCGTATCTCCGCTACGGCTACGTGCAGGCGACCTTCCGCGATGCGCTCGCGATCGCGAGCCCGAACAACCCCGGCGCCGACGCCGACGGCGAGATCCACGTGAAGCCCGGCGACCGCATGCCCAACGTGCCCGAGCACACCGTGAAGCTCGGCCTCGACGGCTCGCTCAGCGACGACTGGAGCGCAGGGGTCTCCGCCGTCTACGCGTCGAGCCGCACCTACCAGGGCGACGAGGCGAACCTGCTCGGCGGCGTGCCGGGCTGGTTCGTGGTCGACGCGGAGAGCACTTACCAGCTCACCCCGCACGTCGCGCTGCGGCTGCGGATCGTGAACCTGTTCGACGCGCGCTACTACACCGCCGGCGCGCTCGGCGACCCGAGCGAAGTCTTTCCCGACTTCAGTGACCCCCGCTTCCGCACGCCAGGCCAGCCGCGCACCTTCGAGCTCGCGCTGTTCGCGCACTTCTAGCGCAGATGGCGCTCGAGCGGCGCGAAACGTCGTCGGGCGGGGCCATGATCGGAACACGAGCCGCCGGCTGCTTTCTAAAGTAATCTGCGGACATGAGCGAGCACCGGCACTTCCCCCGATCACGGCGTTCCTACCTCGTCGGCTCGCGGACCGACCTGCGCGTTCCGGTCCGCGACGTCGCGGACACGGGCGTGCGGCTCTACGACACGAGCGGCCCGCACGGTGACGCGGCGCAGCAGGTCGACCTGTTCGCGGGTCTGCCGCACCTGCGCGACGGCTGGATCCGCGAGCGGGACGACGTCGAGGAGTACGCGGGGCGGGCGGCGCGGCCCGAGGACGACGGCCGGCGCGGGGCCAAGACGCCGGAGTTTCCCGGCAAGCGCACGCGGCCGCTGCGCGCGCGCGCCGGGCGCGCGGTGACTCAGCTCGCCTACGCCCGCCAGGGCATCGTGACTCCCGAGATGGAGTTCGCCGCGCTGCGCGAGGGCGTCGAAGCCGAGCTGGTGCGCGCGGAGATCGCGCGCGGGCGGGCGATCCTGCCCAGCAACGTGAATCACCCCGAGAGCGAGCCGATGCTGATCGGCCGGAAGTTCCTGGTGAAGGTGAACGCGAACATCGGAAACTCCGCGGTCAGCTCGTCGATCGACGAGGAGGTCGAGAAGCTGCTGTGGGCCGTGCAGTGGGGCTCGGACACGGTCATGGACCTGTCGACGGGCGCCAACATCCACACCACGCGCGAATGGATCCTGCGCAACTCCCCGGTGCCGATCGGCACGGTGCCGATCTACCAGGCGCTGGAGAAGGTGGGCGGCAAGGCGGAGGATCTCACGCCGGAGCTGTTTCTCGACACCCTGGTCGAGCAGGCCGAGCAAGGCGTGGACTACTTCACGATCCACGCGGGTGTCTTGCTGCGCTACGTGCCGCTGACCGCGGACCGGGTGACCGGCATCGTGTCTCGCGGCGGTTCGATCATGGCCAAGTGGTGTCTCGCGCACCACCGCGAGAACTTCCTGTACACGCACTTCCGCGAGATCTGCGAGATCATGCGCGCCTACGACGTCGCCTTCTCGCTGGGAGACGGCCTGCGCCCGGGCTCGATCGCCGACGCCAACGACGCGGCGCAGTTCGCCGAGCTCGAGACACTCGGCGAGCTCACCCAGATCGCCTGGGAGCGCGACGTGCAGGTCATGATCGAAGGGCCGGGTCACGTGCCGCTGCACAAGATCAAGGAGAACGTCGACCGCCAGCTCGAGGTGTGTCACGAGGCGCCCTTCTACACCCTGGGGCCGCTCGTGACCGACATCGCACCCGGCTACGACCACATCACCTCGGGCATCGGCGCGGCGCTGATCGGCGCCTTCGGCACGGCCATGCTGTGCTACGTGACGCCCAAGGAGCACCTGGGCCTGCCCGACCGCGACGACGTGCGCACCGGCGTCATCACCTACAAGATCGCCGCACACGCGGCCGACCTGGCCAAGGGCCATCCCGGCGCGCAGCTGCGCGACGACGCGCTGTCGCGCGCGCGCTTCGAGTTCCGCTGGCAGGACCAGTTCGAGCTGTCACTCGACCCGGAGACCGCGCGCAAGTTCCACGACGCGACGCTGCCTGCCGAGGGCGCGAAGGTCGCCCACTTCTGCTCCATGTGCGGCCCGAAGTTCTGCAGCATGGAGATCACGCAGCAGCTCCGCGAGTACGCGCGCAGCCAGCGCGTCGACGCCGAGATCGCGCGCAAGGAGGGCCTCGACGCGAAGTCGCGCGAGTTTCGCTCGACCGGCGGCGAGCTCTACCGCTAGCCGGCGAGAGCCCGGTGGACTGAGGCCATCCACCACAGCCATACCGTCCGGCGTGGCGGATCTCCGCAGCGGCGAGGCCTGGGGGCCGCCCCCATCGGGCACCCCATTTGCTCAACGCGTCGCCGCTCATGCCGCCGGTGCTGATGCTCGCCTACAAGCTCCTCGTCACCGACCGCGCCAAGTTCGCGGCGCTCGTCATCGGGCTCACGTTCTCGGTCTTCCTCATGGTCCAGATGACGTCGATCTTCTCCGGCGTCCTGCAGCGCGCGTCGGCCACCGTGATCAACATGGGCGCCCCGATCTGGGTCATGGACCCGGCCGTCATGACCGTGGCCAACAGCATCCCGCTGCCCGACTATGTGCTGGACGCCGTGCGCAGCATGAACGGCGTGGAGTACGCCGTGCCGCTCTACTCCGGCGGCGCGCTGGCCCGGCTCTCGTCGGGAACCTACCAGGCCGTCAACGTGATCGGGCTCGACGACACGAGTCTTTTCGGACGGCCGAACCTCCTCGAGGGCAGGATCGAGGACCTGTACGGGGACGACGCGTACCTCGTCGTGCACGACTCGGAGTTCGCAAAGCTCGAGAGTCCGGCGATCGGCACGAGCTTCGAGATCAACGATCACCGCGCGGTCGTGGTGGGGATCGCCGAGGTGCCGATGAGCGCTCTCTTCGGCGTGCCCACGCTCTACACCACGTATCGCCGCGCCATCGAGGACATCCCGTCCGCACGCTTCACGCTCTCCTACGTGCTCGTGCAGCCGCGGAGCCCGGCTGACCTGGCGCGAATCCAGGATCAGGTCGCGAAGCTCGGATATCGCGCCGTCTCTGCCGACGGCTTCATGACTCAGATCACTTCGTTCTACGTGTGGCAGACGGGCGTCGGGATGAACCTCCTGATCATGACGGTCATCAGCTTCATCGTCGGGATCTCGATCTCGGGTCAGACCTTCTACACGTTCATCGTCGAGAACCTCGAGCGCTTCGGCGCGCTGAAGGCGATCGGATCCAGGTCGCGAGACCTGATCGCCGTGATCTTGTTCCAGGCACTCCTCACCGGACTCACAGGCTATGGGCTGGGCGTCGGGCTCAGCACGCTCGTCATCACCCTCGCGAAGCTGCGCCTGCCCGACTACGCGTCCGTGATCACGGTTCGCAACCTCGGCATGGCGTTCGTCATGGTCCTCGTCATCGCGGGAGTGTCCGGCTACATCGGCGTGCGCAAAGTGATCCGTGTCGAGCCCTTCGACATCTTCCGCGGCTAGCGTGGAGGCCACGGCGATCGAGGCGCGCTCCGTCACGAAGTGGTTCGGAGAGGGCGCGGCGAGGACGGTCGCGGTGCGCGACGTCAGCCTCAGCATCTCGTTCGGCGAAATGCTCTACATCGTCGGGCCGTCGGGCAGCGGCAAGACCACCCTGCTGAGCATCCTGTCCGGGATCCTGCGCCCGGACGCAGGCACGGTGTTCGTGAAGGGCCGGGACATCTGGCGCCTCGGCGACGACGAGCTCGCCGACTTCCGCCTGCACACCGTGGGGTTCGTGTTCCAGGACTACCACCTGTTCCCGCGGCTCACGACGGCCGAGAACGTCGCCGTCCCGCTGATCCTCAAGCGCCGGTCGTGGGCCGACTCACTGTTCGCCGCGCGGCAGTGTCTCGAGATCGTCGGGCTGTCGGGCCGTGCGGAGCTCGCACCTGTGAAGCTCAGCGGGGGCGAGCAGCAACGCGTCGCGATCGCGCGCGCGATCGTCGGCGAGCCCGACATCCTGATTCTCGACGAGCCGACGGCTTCGCTCGACGGCGAGACCGGCCGCCGCATCGTCGAGTTCGTGCGCACGAAGGTGCTGACCTCCACGCGCTGCATCGTGATCGTGACTCACGACGTGCGGATCACGGAGTTCGCCGACCGGACCATCTCCATGGAAGACGGCCGCATCGTCGGCGAGCGGCATGGAGGCTAGGATGCGCCCGCGTCTCGTCTTCGCGATTGCGGTCGCAGGGATCGTCGCCGGGCTGGTCGCGGCGGCGATCTTCGCGGTCCGCCCGAGGACGGCCGCGCCGGCCTTCGAGCCCGTCGCGAATCCGTATGAGCGGGGCATCTACGCCAGCGGGATCGTCGAGAGCGAGCAGGCCAGCGGCGAGAACGTCAACGTGTTCCCGGAGGTCGCGGGCACCGTGACCGAGGTGCTCGTGCGCGAGGGCCAGCAGGTCGGCCGCGGGGCCGCCCTCGTCCGCATCGAGGACTCGGTGCAGCGCGCCACGGCCGAGCAGCTCGAGGCACAGGCGTCTGCTGCGCACGCCCTGCTCGAGGCGCTCCGAGCCCAGCCGCGAGCCGAGACACTCCACGTCGCAGTCAGTCAGGTGGCGGCCGCGCAGGCGGCCTTGCGCACGTCGAGCGACCAGCTCGCGAAGCAGCAGGCGTCTTACGCCGATGACTCGCGCTCGGTGAGCCAGCTCGCGCTCGACGACGCGACCAACGCGGTTCGGGTCGCCGAGGCGAACCTCAAAGTCTTCCAGCGCCAGCTCGAGCTCGTGAAGGCGGGAGCCTGGATCTACGACATCCGCAACCAGGAAGCTCAGTACACGGCGCTCTCGAAGTCGGCGGCGTCGGCCCGCGCGCTGCTCGCCAAGTACGAGATTCGCGCGCCGACCGACGGCCTCGTGCTCGCGCTCGGCGTGTCGGTGGGCAGCTACGCGTCACCGCAGGGCACGCTCGACACCTACACGCAGGGAGCCCGGCCGATCGTGGTGATGGGCCAGGCGGGAGACCACCTGGCGGTGCGCGTCTTCGTCGACGAGATCCTGATCTCGAAGCTCGGCAGCATCGAGCAGCTCGACGCGACGATGTACGTTCGGGGCACCGACGTGCGGGTGCCGCTGCAGTTCGTCCGCGTGCAGCCCCTCGTGTCTCCCAAGGTGGAGCTCTCCAACGAGCGCACGGAACGCGTCGACCTGCGCGTGCTGCCCGTCATCTTCCGCTTCGCGCAGCCGGCGGGGCTCCGGCTCTTCCCCGGCCAGCTCGTGGACGTGTATGTCCGGGCGCGCTGAGACGCTTCGGCGCTGGCTCGCGGCGGCGCCGCTCGTCGCCGCGGTGGGCTGCGCGGTCGGCCCCGACTTCGAGCCGCCGGCCGCCCCGGCCGCGGCGACGTACACGCCGGAGCCCCAGCCGACCGAGACCGCGGTCGCCGGCGGCCGTGCGCAGCGCTTCGCGGCCGGGAACGCCCTGCCCGTGAAGTGGTGGGAGCTGTTCGAGTCGCCGCGGCTCGACGAGCGCGTCGAGCAGGCGCTCGCCGCAAACCCGACCCTCCAGTCCGCCCAGGCGACTTTGCGCCAGAGCGAGAACGAGCTGCGAGCGGGCTACTCCGTCTTCTTCCCGCGCGTCGACGTGGGAGCCTCGGCGGTGCGCGAGCGGACGTTCGTGCCAGCCCCCAGCGTGCCGCGCGAGACCCTGACGGTCTACTCGCTCGCCGCCAACGCTTCCTATGTCCTCGACGTGTTCGGGGGGGAGCGGCGCAAGGTGGAGAGCGAGCGGGCGCAGACGGACACCCGGCGCTACGAGACGGCCGCGACCTATGTGACTCTGGTCGCGACCGTCGCGAACACGACGATCGCCGAGGCCGCGTACCGCGAGCAGATCGACTTCACGCAGCGCCTGATCGATGCGGAGCGGGACCAGGTCGCGATCACCCAGAGCCGGGCGCGCTCGGGACTCATTCCGCGCGCCACCTTGCTCGCGCTCGAGACACAGCTCGCCAGCACCGAGTCACAGATCCCCCAGCTCGAGCAGCGCTGGTCAGAGGCGCGCGACCTCCTGGCCGTGCTGCTCGGGCGCGAGCCCGCGAGCTTCGAAGCTGCCCCGGTGCCGCTCGCCGAGCTCGTGATCCCGCAGGAGATCCCGGTGTCGCTGCCGTCCGATCTGGTCCGCCAGCGGCCCGACGTGCTCGCCGCCGAGGCGCGGCTCCACGGCGCCAGCGCCGACATCGGCGTCGCGACGGCGGCGATGTTCCCGCAGATCACCCTCTCGGGCAGCTACGGCACCGCCGGAACGGGTGCGCTGTTCAGCGGCCCGACGGCCGCCTGGTACGCGGCCGCGCAGCTGGTCTCCCCGGTCTTCCACGCCGGCGAGCTCTGGTTCCAGCGGCGCGCGGCGATCGAGGCCTACCAGGCGTCGCTCGCCAGCTATCGGGAGACCGTGCTCGGCGGGCTCGAGCAGGTCGCGGACTCCCTCCGCGCGCTCGAGCACGACGCCGCCCAGGTCGAGGCGCAGCGGCGCCAGGAGAGCGCCGCCCTCGACTCACTGCAGCTGGTCGGTGTGAACTACCGCGCGGGCCTCGCGGGCTACCTCGACGTGCTCGTCGCCAATTTTCAGGCGAACGAGGCGACCATCGCGCGAATCGAGGGGGAGGCGCGGCGGCTCCAGGACACCGTCACCCTGTTCGCGGCCCTGGGCGGTGGCTGGTGGGAGAACCCCGGAGCAGTCGCTCCGCCCTGAGTCATCGGTGCGGCTAGGCGGCCTTCAGCGAGGCGAACTTCGGCATCACCTGTTCGATGAAGAGCTGCTGCGAAGCCGCCCAGGCCGCGTCCTGCTGCGAGTGGTCGAACGTCAGGATGAGCAGCGCGCCGAAGCCGCCGCAGGTCTGGTACATGTCGCCGAGCTTCTGCGCGACGGTGCGCGGCGAGCCGACCAGCCAGCTGTGCTCGCACAGATACTCGGGCGTGACGTCCGAGTCGGGCACGTCGGGCGAGTGTTTGAACAGCTGCGTGAAGCCGAAGGCGCCGAACAGCGGCAGGAGATACTCGCGGTAGGCGCGCGCGAGCATGCCGCCCAGCGCGTGGCGGCGGGCCTCCGCATCGGTCTCGGCCACGAACACCTCGCGCACGATGCGCCAGCCGCTGCGCGCGGGCTTGCGGCCCGACTTCTCGGCGCCCTTCTCGACCGACGCCCAGTGCGACGCGAGATACGACGGGTTGATGTTCAGGCTCATGGGCATGAAGCCGTGCTCGCCCGCGAGCAGGAGCGTGTCCGAGTTCGGCGAGAGACCCGCCACGCCGATCGGCGGATGCGGCTTCTGGAACGGCTTCAAGTGAAACTTGAGGTTCCCGAACATGGTGTCGGGCCGGTTCACGTTCCAGTACTGGCCCTTGTACTCGAAGGGCTCGTTCGCGGCCCAGAGCCGCAGGATGATGTCGAGCGCCTCGCGCGTCATCTTGCGGTTGTCGCCGCTCATGCCGTCGACGTCGAACAGCCGCCAGTCACTCGGCAGGCCGCTCGACCCCACGCCGAACATGAAGCGGCCGCGCGCCATGTGATCGAGATACGCCACGCGGCAGGCGAGCTCCGCCGGGTGGTGGTACGGCAGCAGGTGCGCGCCGGGCGCGAGCTTCATGGTCTGCGTGCGCAGCAGCGCCTGCGCGATCAGCAGATCGGGCGCCGGGTTCGGCTCCCAGGGCGACGTGAAGTGCTCGCCGATCCAGGCCTCGGCGAAGCCGAGCCGATCGCACATGGCCAGGTGCTCGAGGTCCCACTGGTAGCCGTCGCGCAGCGACCGCTCCGGCGGGTGCGACGGCATCATGAAGATTCCTGCTTCCAAGACGACCTCCTCCCCGCCGCATCATGGCACGCTCGCAGGGGCGTCTGCCGTCAGCGCGCGGCGATGGCGAAGCGGCGGCGGTAAGCGCTCGGCGGAAAGAACGCGAGCCACTCGGTGAGCGCGGTGACCAGCACGAGCGACGACACGAGCCCGAGCAGCGACGGCGGAAGCTCGTAGTGGCCGAGAATCTGCGCGGCGAGGTGGAGCCCCGCGACGCCGGCGATCGCGCCCGTGCCCACGCCCCACAAGAGCATGCGATTCGCGACCAGCGGATCGCCGAGCCCGAGCTGCGCGCGGCGGCGCATCAGCGCCGCGTAGCGCGAGGGCTCGAAGCTCGACCAGCCGTACGCGACCAGCATGCCGACGTTCGGCGCCCAGTGACCCAGCCACACGCCCAGGCCGTCGCTCTCACCGCGCACGTGAAGCGGCCAGGAGCCCGCGACGCCGAGCAAGAGCCAGAGCGCGAGCCCCGCGAGCCCGGCGCGCGAGGCCCGGCTCTCGGGCCGGAACACGCGCTGCGAGAAGAGCGCGATCGTGAAGGCGCCGATCGAGATCGCAGTCACGCCGGCGAACGAGCCGAGCCCGGCGTACGGTCCGAGCACGCGCAGCGACTCGGCGGCGATCAAGAGCGAGTAACCCAGGGCCCCCGCGAGCAGGAAGTTCAGGCCGATCGCGAACTCGGGCAGGCGGCGCGTGCGCGAGGCGAGCATCAAGAGGCGCACGCCGAGGAACAGACTCACCGCCACGAACAGCGGGAACGCCACACTTCCGAGCAGCTCGCCCACGTACATCCTCCCCGCGGCTTGGGATCGGCCGCCGGGAGGACGGGCTTGATCGCACGCGCCGATCGGTCAGCGCAGGATCGCGGGGATCTCCTCGCGCGCGCGCTCCGCCGCCTTCTGCAGCTCGCCGAACGCCGAGCGCGCCTCCTGCACGCCGCGCAGCGCGTCGAGCGGGTCGCGCAGATCGTCCACATAGCCCAGCGCGTACGCGCCGCGCGCGTAGCCCATGAGCCGCAGCAGGTCGTCCGGGAGTCCGCGCGCGACGTCGTGTGGCACGGACAGGTACTGGTTCTCCTCCTGGCGCAGCCACGAGCGCGCGTAGGTCAGGTTGACGCCCATGCGCGTGGCCTTGGAGCGGTTGCCGCCGCCGCCGTGGTAGAGCGCGCCGGAGTAGAACACCACCGAGCCCTGCTCCATCTCGGCGGGCTCGGTGTCCGACTCCTTGTACTCCAGCCGGTCGGCGTGCAAGTGACTCCCGGGGATCACGCGCGTGGCGCCGTTCTCCTCGGTGAAGTCGGTCATGGCCCAGATCGTGTTGCACTGCACCTCGAAGCCCTTCGGCCAGGGGTAGAAGTCGAAGCCCCACTGGTCGCGGTGCACGGTCTGCGCCGGCTCGCCGGGACCGATCGCGATCACCTGGGTGAGGTGGAGCTGGAAGCCGCTGCCGTCGCTGAGCAGGCCCTTCACCGCGCCCAGCACGAGCGGGTTCATGACCAGCTCGCGGCAGGCGGCGGAGCGCGCGATCAGCCCGCCGGTGCGCTTGGTGCGGAAGCCCGCGAACGGATCGGTGCCGACGGCGGTCGCAGCGAGATACGGCGCGAGCTCCTGCTTCGCGCGCTCCATGAAGGCGCGCGGCACGAGGCGGTCGACCACCGCGACGCCGTCGCGCTGCAGCGCCTGAGTGACTTCTTCGGGGCTCGCGGTCGGGGGCAGGTGTTGGATCGTCATGGCTTCTCCTCGGCTCCGGGTTGGGGACGGCGCAGCAGGAGCTCGACCACGGGGGCGAGCCGGCGGCGCAGGTCGTCGGGATCGGCGTCGGGGCGGGTCAGGCCGTCGAGCTCGAAGCCGCGCACCACGGCGATCAGCGTGCGCGCGGAGTCGAACGGCTGCGGGGCGCCCAGTGACTCGAGCGCCTCCGCCAGGCCCGAGGCCAGCGCGCGCTCGTAGCCGTGAAACTCCGCGGCCAGCTCGGCGTCGCGCGCGGCGCGCAGCATGAGCTCGTGCTCGACCACGAGCGACCAGCGCCAGTCACGGGACAGATCGTGGCGCGCCACTTCGACCAGCATCTCGACCAGCTCGGCGGCATCGCGCGGCTGCGCGCCGCGGGTCAGCGCGGTCAGCTCGCCGAGCACGCGCACCACGTAGCGGCGGAAGGCCTCGCGCACCAGCTCGTCGCGCGAGGCGAAGTAGTAGGTCGTGGAGCCGAGCGGCACAGAAGCCTGCTCCGCCACGCTGCGGTGCGTGAGCTGCTCCGTGCCGCGCTCGGCGATCAGCGCCAGCGCCGCGTCGAGGATCAGCTCGCGGCGCGGCAATACAAGTGCGCGGGCGCGTGATCGGGCGGCCGGGGCTCGCTTCTGCATCGTGTACGTTTGTACACGAATCCTGGATCATCTGTCCAGTGGCTTCAGACGCTCTTCGCGTCGGGGCCCCAGACGTACTTGTGCAGCTGCAGGTTGAGCCGCACGTGCAGGCCGTCCTCGAGCAGCCAGCGCACGAGGTCGCGGGGGTCGAGCCCGGGGTGGACCGGGGAGAAATGGACGGGCACGCGGTCCTCGAGCTTGTGCTCGCGCACGAGCGCGAGCGCGAACTCGTAATCGGCGCGGTCGCACAGCACGAACTTCAGCTCGTCGCCCGGGCGCAGGCGGTCCAGGTTCGCGAGGTCGTTGTGCTGGGACATCTGGCTGCCCGGCGTCTTCACGTCGACGATCGCGTGTGCGCGCGGGTCGAGCAGCGAGATGTCGTGGTGTCCGCCGGTCTCGACCAGCACCTGATGGCCCGCGTCGAGCAGGCGCCGCACCAGCTCCGGGGTCGCCTTCTGCGCCAGTGGCTCGCCGCCAGTGACTTCGACGAGCGGCGTGCCGAACGCGGCCACGCGCGCCAGGATCTCGTCCAGGTCGAGTCTCTCGCCGCCGCCGAACGCGTGCGCTTCGTCGCAGTACACGCAGCGGATGTCGCAGCCGGCGGTGCGCACGAACACGCACGGCCAGCCCGCGAAGGTCGACTCACCTTGGATGGACTGGTAGATCTCCTTGATCCGCAGCTCAGCCATAGAGCATCGAGCGGTGCCGCACGATCCCGCCGATCAGCTCTTCCATGCGCTCGGGCCGGGAGTCGAGCTCCTGGACGCGCGCGCGGCCGACCCGGTCGCCGCCGACCTTGGGCCGCACGAACGCCAGCTCGCCGCCGACGGCGTCGATCAAGCTGGTCACGTTGAGCGGACGTTTCTCGTCGTTGCCCGCGAGCACCACCAGGTCGTCGCCCTCGCGGCTGGCGAGTGACAGGCGCGCGCCCGTGCGCAGGCGCAGCCGGCGGCCGACCTCGCCCGGGTCGAGGGGGCTCGGCACGCGCGCCACGGCGAGCTGATACTCGCCGAAGTGCACGATGCGCGGGTCGTGCTCCTCGACCCACTGGATCTCGGCGCCGTACACGTTCTGCGCCGAGGGCAGGTCGGTCGGCTTGCCCGCGAGCACGGACACGATCTCGGCGCGGTGCTCGCCGGGGTTCGCGGCCAGCTTCTGGATCAGCTGGACGACGCGATAGCCCCACTTCTCCATGTCGTTCTCGGACAGCCGGCGCGCCGACAGGTCGACCAGCTTGTCGGTGAAGCGGCTGCGCCGCTCGGTGACTTCGGTGACCACCGCGAGCGGGCTCGCCGCCTCGGAGATCAGGATCGAGTCACGGCCCAACGCGGCGCGCAGCCGCTCGACGTCCTCGATCGCCCAGTCGTGGTGATCGAACCACTGCAGCCGGCCGCGGAACAGCTCGGCGGTGTCGAGCACCTCCTTCGGGCGCGGCTGCGCGGTGAAGCCGACGACCAAGAGGTCGACGTTGTCGGCGATGTCGGTCGCGGGGCCCTTGAAGAAGTCCATCAGGGCTTCCTGGGGGATGACCCGGAACGACACGATCGTGCGCCGGTCGCGCGCCAGCACGAGCGCGGCCAGGATGGCCTCGGTGTCGTCGCGCACCACGATCGCCGCGCGAGCGCGCCGGGCGCGCGGCGGGGGTGACTCCACGGGCTGGGCGGGCGCGCGCTCGCGCTCCTCCTCGCCCTCGGCCAGCGTGGCCTCGACCTCGTGGTCGACGAGGTCCTCCTCGCGCGACTCGCCGGCCGGCCCTTCGTCGGCTTCGGCGTGGGCTTCGCCGGTCGCCGCGAGTGACTCGTCGGGACCGCCCGGCTCCCCGGAGGCCTCGCCGCCCGGCCCGCGCTCCTCGCCTTCGCGCCCGCCCCTGCGTCCGCGGCGGCGCCGGCCGCGGCGTCCGCGCCGCCGGCCGCCATCGAAGGGGCGCCCTTCGCGATCGCCCTCGCCGGCCGGTGCGTCGGCCAGCTCTTCCCGCGGCTCCTCGCCCGGCTCGCCCTCGCCTTCAGCCTCGCCCTCGGCTTCGGCCTCCTCCGGACGCTCCCACGCGCGGCCCTCGTCGGCCGGCTCGCGGTGCGAGAAGTCGGCGGAAGCGGCGGTCCGCTCCTCGCCCTCGGGCGCGAGCTCGTCGTCGGGAGTCTCGTCGGCCAGCGCTGCGGGCTCGTCGGTCCGCGGATCGCCGAAGCGGCCCTCCTCGGCGCCCTCCCGGCCGCGACCCCCGCGGCGGCGCCGGCGGCGGCGCCGGTTGCTGCGGCCGAAGCCCTCGGAGCTCCCGTCGTCGCCCGCTCGCGCCTCGCGCGGCTCGCGCTCGCGTTCGGCGCTGCGCGGCTCGCCGGCCCCCAGCGGACCCG
This genomic window contains:
- a CDS encoding ABC transporter ATP-binding protein; this encodes MEATAIEARSVTKWFGEGAARTVAVRDVSLSISFGEMLYIVGPSGSGKTTLLSILSGILRPDAGTVFVKGRDIWRLGDDELADFRLHTVGFVFQDYHLFPRLTTAENVAVPLILKRRSWADSLFAARQCLEIVGLSGRAELAPVKLSGGEQQRVAIARAIVGEPDILILDEPTASLDGETGRRIVEFVRTKVLTSTRCIVIVTHDVRITEFADRTISMEDGRIVGERHGG
- a CDS encoding TonB-dependent receptor, translating into MALAGGARADDTGPVGTTPVLGSGVPRDQVPAAVQVIERDELEARPTQPLGVTLGQRLPSSALSDTQGSPFNATFELRGYSASPVLGSPQGIAVYQDGQRMNDPFGDGVSWSTLPSFAIDRAEVTPGANPVFGLNAQGGAVALRTKNGFSARGASSSAFGTTFGGFGGTSEYGWNDGSHALYGGFSALHDHGWRHDSPSDVYQGFASADARNDRLAGGVTLTLASADFLGNGPSPVELLDQSYRAVFTTPDETDQWLVGLAAHGGYAWNDSTALEGNAYWRRSQLDTTNGDSADFAPCTGIAGPSSSTCANAGEPDEQVVVDERGDPVAVSAGVDGLRNRTNTRSQAFGATGQLSDHRDLWGLENRFAAGASLDLGTTRFSTRAEAGTLDPSREVDSLGFSLGNEDLNTDLRTQNRYLGAYFTEVLALSPELSATLSGRLDSAHVELHDLRGDELDGTHDFLRFNPAAGLTWRFAAAQTAYLSYAEANRAPTPAELACADPERACRIPNAFTADPDLHQVVSRTIELGARGDLLPEWAESHDLAVRWSAAAYSAWNSDDILFVASGPVPGSGYFSNAGTTRRLGFEAELVGHAARASAYLRYGYVQATFRDALAIASPNNPGADADGEIHVKPGDRMPNVPEHTVKLGLDGSLSDDWSAGVSAVYASSRTYQGDEANLLGGVPGWFVVDAESTYQLTPHVALRLRIVNLFDARYYTAGALGDPSEVFPDFSDPRFRTPGQPRTFELALFAHF
- a CDS encoding ABC transporter permease; translated protein: MPPVLMLAYKLLVTDRAKFAALVIGLTFSVFLMVQMTSIFSGVLQRASATVINMGAPIWVMDPAVMTVANSIPLPDYVLDAVRSMNGVEYAVPLYSGGALARLSSGTYQAVNVIGLDDTSLFGRPNLLEGRIEDLYGDDAYLVVHDSEFAKLESPAIGTSFEINDHRAVVVGIAEVPMSALFGVPTLYTTYRRAIEDIPSARFTLSYVLVQPRSPADLARIQDQVAKLGYRAVSADGFMTQITSFYVWQTGVGMNLLIMTVISFIVGISISGQTFYTFIVENLERFGALKAIGSRSRDLIAVILFQALLTGLTGYGLGVGLSTLVITLAKLRLPDYASVITVRNLGMAFVMVLVIAGVSGYIGVRKVIRVEPFDIFRG
- the thiC gene encoding phosphomethylpyrimidine synthase ThiC, which gives rise to MSEHRHFPRSRRSYLVGSRTDLRVPVRDVADTGVRLYDTSGPHGDAAQQVDLFAGLPHLRDGWIRERDDVEEYAGRAARPEDDGRRGAKTPEFPGKRTRPLRARAGRAVTQLAYARQGIVTPEMEFAALREGVEAELVRAEIARGRAILPSNVNHPESEPMLIGRKFLVKVNANIGNSAVSSSIDEEVEKLLWAVQWGSDTVMDLSTGANIHTTREWILRNSPVPIGTVPIYQALEKVGGKAEDLTPELFLDTLVEQAEQGVDYFTIHAGVLLRYVPLTADRVTGIVSRGGSIMAKWCLAHHRENFLYTHFREICEIMRAYDVAFSLGDGLRPGSIADANDAAQFAELETLGELTQIAWERDVQVMIEGPGHVPLHKIKENVDRQLEVCHEAPFYTLGPLVTDIAPGYDHITSGIGAALIGAFGTAMLCYVTPKEHLGLPDRDDVRTGVITYKIAAHAADLAKGHPGAQLRDDALSRARFEFRWQDQFELSLDPETARKFHDATLPAEGAKVAHFCSMCGPKFCSMEITQQLREYARSQRVDAEIARKEGLDAKSREFRSTGGELYR